The Desmonostoc muscorum LEGE 12446 genome includes a region encoding these proteins:
- a CDS encoding NAD(P)/FAD-dependent oxidoreductase, with protein MITEHVDAVVLGGGPAGSTFASIVKKYAPELKVVLLEKEHFPRWHIGESTIPAANGVFKDLGLYETLLQSSFVKKVGATFIWGQDRTPWNADYLKLRNLTSKNGCSNIIDVTGQDFSELLGREATQDTPFSAFNVRRAEFDKLLLDQSRNFGVDVREGTMATKVLWDGQERVEGVKWQDDTGRKGTLFTPFVLDATGLSHLMTRGQREYDANLNNFAVYGYLSGAEWKVTFNGRRDMSTVFIAAVDKGWIWYFPVDKDVMTVGAVTNTRHFKDRLKNVDLEELFWEMLHSCPEVAGLVENATLRDDVLPNGARVACSQDWSSWAKQPIGNGWAAAGDAAMFVDPILSTGVTLALQTGHRAAYTFLTAKTRPELKAESLWRAYADYLRGEYGAYLTLARYYYGNNKAAPSWWWEAQQLVNASGKLDLSDRDAFTMATAGFFPVPRAYGLNAEVVLPILKNLSGTEANLHNIYHESGVPPHEELADYALEALTPFRLDLRTEPGVERGLTGQLEVYYDLITEELGFSHRMAAVPSRIAPVMAPIVAAMQKHSTVSGLLAEAPSLLSPGVAQPEAIRRATLDIVKIAAMKGFVRVYPQEKITSQTAVCTSV; from the coding sequence ATGATTACAGAACATGTAGATGCGGTTGTCCTGGGTGGTGGCCCCGCAGGTAGTACTTTTGCCAGTATTGTCAAAAAATATGCTCCTGAACTGAAAGTAGTGCTTTTAGAAAAAGAACATTTTCCACGCTGGCACATTGGAGAATCAACCATTCCTGCGGCTAATGGGGTATTTAAAGATTTAGGTTTATATGAAACCTTATTACAGTCTAGTTTTGTCAAAAAGGTAGGAGCTACTTTTATCTGGGGTCAAGACCGCACACCTTGGAATGCTGATTATCTGAAATTAAGAAATCTTACTAGTAAAAACGGATGCAGTAATATTATTGATGTCACAGGACAAGACTTTAGTGAATTACTAGGACGAGAAGCTACTCAAGACACCCCATTTTCTGCATTTAATGTCCGCCGTGCCGAATTTGACAAGTTATTGCTCGACCAGTCACGGAATTTTGGTGTAGATGTGCGTGAAGGCACTATGGCAACTAAGGTACTTTGGGATGGGCAGGAACGAGTCGAAGGTGTGAAATGGCAAGATGATACAGGACGCAAAGGTACGCTTTTCACGCCCTTTGTGCTGGATGCGACTGGCTTATCTCATCTGATGACACGGGGACAAAGAGAGTATGACGCTAATTTAAATAATTTTGCAGTGTATGGCTATTTGTCTGGTGCTGAGTGGAAGGTAACATTTAATGGTAGACGCGATATGTCTACGGTGTTTATTGCGGCAGTAGATAAAGGTTGGATTTGGTATTTTCCCGTAGATAAAGATGTAATGACTGTAGGGGCGGTTACTAATACCCGACATTTCAAAGACCGCTTGAAGAACGTCGATTTAGAAGAATTATTTTGGGAAATGCTGCATTCTTGCCCAGAGGTAGCAGGATTGGTGGAAAATGCTACTTTAAGAGATGATGTCCTACCTAATGGAGCGCGGGTAGCCTGCTCTCAAGATTGGTCATCCTGGGCGAAACAGCCAATAGGCAATGGTTGGGCGGCGGCTGGTGATGCAGCTATGTTCGTAGATCCAATTCTTTCTACTGGCGTAACTTTAGCTTTGCAAACTGGACACCGCGCTGCTTATACTTTCCTGACTGCAAAGACACGTCCCGAACTCAAAGCTGAGTCATTATGGCGAGCTTACGCTGATTACTTGCGCGGTGAGTATGGTGCTTATTTAACATTGGCACGTTACTACTACGGTAACAATAAGGCGGCTCCTTCTTGGTGGTGGGAAGCACAACAGTTAGTCAACGCATCGGGCAAATTAGACTTAAGCGATCGCGATGCTTTTACAATGGCAACAGCAGGATTCTTTCCTGTACCTCGCGCCTATGGTTTAAATGCTGAAGTTGTCCTACCCATACTCAAAAATCTTTCTGGGACAGAGGCAAATCTCCATAACATTTATCATGAGTCAGGTGTACCACCCCATGAAGAATTAGCTGATTATGCACTAGAAGCTCTCACACCATTCCGCTTGGATTTACGTACTGAACCAGGAGTTGAACGTGGACTGACTGGACAACTTGAGGTATATTACGATTTAATTACTGAGGAACTGGGTTTTTCTCACCGGATGGCGGCTGTACCTTCGCGTATTGCTCCTGTGATGGCTCCAATAGTTGCAGCTATGCAAAAACATTCTACAGTGTCTGGTTTATTGGCTGAGGCTCCATCATTACTATCTCCTGGTGTAGCCCAACCGGAAGCGATTCGTCGCGCCACTTTAGATATTGTCAAGATTGCAGCTATGAAGGGCTTTGTGCGGGTATATCCCCAAGAAAAAATTACTTCCCAAACAGCAGTATGTACCTCAGTTTGA
- a CDS encoding aspartyl/asparaginyl beta-hydroxylase domain-containing protein — MIRATMYQRRHQKSSQAIAKPYRFLQLPMSVDTETLVAELANVDLPWLSSQWKWHLGTFFCILRAGSPGNYLGHEMISGAGVDAPILSKLPAFKHFLDHGFPIPVSLAWIGLSPANSCIKLHIDNTTHWDEHHRLHIPLQTNAEARLCCLGKFLHLKAGTVWAFNNSVPHGALNTGSARLHLMVDLPSTAAVENLLASGQMYDGELDSAALARLSSNPLQGLSEDISANRDLMNRLLQQ; from the coding sequence ATGATTCGTGCCACAATGTACCAACGCAGACATCAAAAGAGTTCTCAGGCGATCGCAAAACCTTACCGTTTTTTACAATTACCCATGTCTGTCGATACTGAGACATTAGTGGCTGAACTTGCTAATGTAGATTTGCCTTGGCTCTCTAGCCAGTGGAAATGGCATTTAGGAACGTTTTTTTGTATTCTAAGGGCAGGTTCCCCTGGAAACTACCTTGGTCATGAAATGATTAGTGGTGCGGGAGTAGACGCACCGATTCTCAGCAAACTCCCAGCTTTTAAACATTTTCTAGATCATGGGTTTCCTATTCCAGTTTCTCTTGCTTGGATAGGTCTGAGTCCAGCTAATTCCTGTATTAAACTGCACATCGATAATACAACTCATTGGGATGAACATCACCGCCTGCATATCCCACTACAAACAAACGCTGAGGCGCGATTGTGTTGCTTGGGTAAGTTTCTGCATCTAAAAGCTGGCACAGTTTGGGCATTTAATAACAGTGTGCCTCACGGAGCATTAAACACTGGTTCAGCCCGCCTTCATTTAATGGTCGATTTGCCTTCTACTGCGGCTGTTGAAAATTTATTGGCAAGTGGTCAGATGTACGACGGTGAGTTGGACTCAGCAGCTTTAGCACGCTTGTCATCAAATCCGCTTCAGGGTTTGAGTGAAGATATATCAGCCAATCGTGACCTGATGAACCGATTGCTACAGCAATAA
- a CDS encoding iron-containing redox enzyme family protein, giving the protein MATTNRVWLHQLNGDMSSDRFAQLMNHPGNIVTTRKLLDGALEVAQKAALANNKLPNLTLTRWIWRLASLYHLTHSTPRLMAEAAQRFALAGRARLADWALQKAAEERGHDQLALLDIQSLGYKASAVVKVLVPPTASALVNYFTQSVQTTDPIACVGYSYAMERLAMSVGDKYIQAVQALLPSDINATRCLRLHSGVGSDVAHVEETVEMVAKLTPQERVQVTTACYETALLCFSPPREGYISDAELQHLLQPLKLTTSSK; this is encoded by the coding sequence GTGGCAACGACCAACCGGGTTTGGCTACATCAATTAAATGGTGACATGAGTAGCGATCGCTTTGCTCAACTCATGAATCACCCAGGAAATATAGTCACAACCCGCAAGCTTTTAGATGGAGCTTTAGAAGTCGCACAAAAAGCTGCCTTGGCAAATAACAAGTTACCTAACTTAACTTTAACTCGCTGGATATGGCGGCTAGCTAGTCTCTATCATCTCACCCATTCCACCCCGCGCCTTATGGCAGAAGCCGCCCAACGTTTTGCCTTAGCCGGTCGTGCAAGGCTGGCTGATTGGGCATTACAAAAAGCTGCTGAAGAAAGAGGACATGACCAACTAGCCCTCCTGGATATTCAATCACTGGGATACAAAGCCTCGGCTGTAGTCAAGGTGCTTGTTCCTCCCACTGCTAGCGCTTTGGTGAATTACTTCACTCAGAGTGTACAGACAACTGATCCGATTGCTTGCGTTGGCTATTCCTATGCAATGGAACGCCTAGCGATGAGTGTAGGAGATAAGTACATCCAAGCAGTGCAAGCTTTACTACCCTCTGATATCAACGCTACTCGTTGTTTACGCCTCCATAGTGGAGTAGGTAGCGATGTGGCTCATGTCGAGGAAACTGTGGAGATGGTTGCAAAACTAACTCCCCAAGAGCGTGTGCAAGTGACTACTGCTTGTTACGAAACGGCTTTGTTGTGCTTTAGTCCACCGCGCGAGGGTTACATTTCTGATGCAGAACTCCAGCACTTATTGCAACCACTTAAATTAACAACTTCTTCCAAGTAA
- a CDS encoding neutral/alkaline non-lysosomal ceramidase N-terminal domain-containing protein — translation MVYNIGTGISEVTDPAIGKNMQGMADPSQKIRGVESKLYARTFVITDATDKDLKKPVVIVIADIWASVEAVKTAVIKRLKSQPKFQSLNEENVLISGTHTHSGPGGFSHSALYEYATGGFDTHTFECVVSGIVKSIQKAFNNLAPGKIYINKGIIADCGRQRSKEAYLNNPAEERKRYNSDTDKEMLLLKFVRVNQTKEVPIGVLNWYAIHPTDRGQKTTVINGDNKGYASYLFEKALGTNYSNKETFIAAFANSNCGDVSGNVEFGYIPDGSDDKAHMELHGRKQFDMAKKLFDSATEELQGEIGFRHTRVDMSNIKIENQPGKRTWPGALGLAFAAGSTEDSIPKIELPVIGTIDSFELREGLIEAKDQISVTERAAQLAIISAMAATFGVTEDKRDFVQGHLPKPIILRTGLLNPPITPNILPLQLIKIGSLILTAIPGEITTMAGRRLKETVLNELKDFGIKHLAMAAYANDYSLYITTKEEYDKQHYEGGCTLFGPYTLMAYQQEFRKLANALKNKKAVNPGPSPSKRTASVAKRITIRNLSSSSITVEFFKQSDTVVGGVFDFAAVPLPNGTLQIPKQSDCVYILPSDVNMVKMRINQNKTRIVEKIGLYRLVTIKPDGTATVSNYVPPHV, via the coding sequence ATGGTTTACAACATTGGTACAGGAATATCCGAAGTCACTGATCCAGCTATTGGAAAAAATATGCAAGGTATGGCTGATCCATCCCAAAAAATTAGAGGAGTTGAATCAAAGCTATATGCCAGAACTTTTGTCATTACAGATGCTACAGATAAAGATTTGAAGAAACCTGTAGTCATCGTAATTGCTGATATATGGGCAAGTGTCGAAGCAGTAAAGACAGCAGTCATCAAACGTCTTAAATCTCAACCAAAGTTTCAGTCACTAAATGAAGAGAATGTCTTAATTAGTGGCACTCATACTCACAGTGGACCAGGAGGCTTTTCCCATAGCGCACTGTACGAATATGCTACTGGCGGATTTGATACTCATACTTTTGAGTGTGTGGTTTCTGGTATTGTTAAATCTATCCAAAAGGCATTCAATAATCTCGCTCCCGGTAAGATTTATATCAATAAAGGAATAATTGCAGATTGCGGTAGACAGCGATCTAAAGAAGCATATCTTAATAATCCAGCAGAGGAACGGAAGAGATATAATTCTGACACTGACAAGGAAATGCTATTGCTCAAGTTTGTGAGGGTAAACCAAACAAAAGAAGTACCAATAGGGGTGTTAAATTGGTATGCTATTCATCCAACTGATAGAGGGCAGAAAACTACTGTAATAAATGGCGATAACAAAGGATATGCTTCTTATTTATTTGAGAAAGCATTAGGTACGAATTACTCTAATAAAGAGACATTTATTGCTGCATTTGCCAATTCAAATTGTGGTGATGTTTCGGGTAATGTCGAGTTTGGCTATATCCCTGATGGTTCAGACGACAAAGCACACATGGAATTGCACGGGCGAAAACAATTCGATATGGCCAAAAAGCTTTTTGACTCAGCCACAGAAGAATTACAAGGGGAAATTGGTTTCCGACATACCCGTGTAGATATGTCAAATATCAAGATTGAGAATCAACCAGGTAAGAGAACATGGCCTGGTGCGCTGGGTCTGGCCTTTGCAGCAGGTAGCACAGAAGATAGTATCCCAAAAATAGAATTGCCAGTGATAGGCACTATAGATAGTTTTGAACTTAGAGAAGGTCTGATTGAAGCTAAAGATCAAATTTCTGTAACAGAAAGGGCTGCCCAACTTGCAATAATTAGTGCGATGGCTGCTACATTTGGTGTAACAGAAGATAAACGAGACTTTGTTCAAGGACATTTACCAAAGCCAATCATACTTAGAACAGGTTTGTTGAATCCTCCTATCACACCTAATATTCTGCCGTTGCAACTCATAAAAATTGGTAGTCTGATATTGACCGCCATCCCAGGTGAGATTACGACTATGGCAGGTAGACGCTTAAAAGAGACTGTTTTGAATGAGCTGAAAGATTTTGGAATCAAACATTTAGCTATGGCAGCGTATGCTAACGATTATTCCTTATATATTACGACTAAAGAGGAATATGATAAACAGCATTACGAAGGAGGATGTACTCTTTTTGGCCCCTATACACTGATGGCGTATCAGCAAGAATTTCGGAAATTAGCGAATGCTTTAAAAAATAAAAAAGCAGTCAATCCGGGGCCTAGTCCTTCCAAGAGAACTGCCTCAGTAGCAAAACGTATAACAATTAGAAATTTGTCTTCCTCATCTATTACAGTGGAGTTTTTCAAGCAGTCAGACACTGTTGTCGGTGGAGTTTTTGATTTCGCCGCAGTACCGCTACCTAATGGGACGCTTCAAATTCCAAAGCAAAGCGATTGTGTTTATATACTACCGTCGGATGTAAATATGGTGAAAATGCGAATTAATCAAAATAAGACAAGAATAGTCGAAAAAATTGGACTCTATAGGCTTGTCACTATTAAGCCAGATGGGACGGCTACGGTATCAAATTATGTGCCACCTCATGTGTGA
- a CDS encoding Os1348 family NHLP clan protein, protein MSDLQAVVGRVLSDESFAQRLVESPEATLREVGVEPTPEVLEALQGVDIQAMQQLAAAFGQDKAA, encoded by the coding sequence ATGTCTGATTTGCAAGCAGTTGTTGGTCGCGTTCTATCTGATGAAAGTTTCGCTCAGAGACTGGTTGAAAGCCCTGAAGCGACCTTACGAGAAGTTGGTGTAGAGCCTACACCAGAAGTACTAGAAGCCCTCCAAGGAGTAGACATACAAGCCATGCAGCAGTTAGCAGCAGCCTTTGGTCAAGATAAAGCAGCTTGA
- a CDS encoding 2OG-Fe(II)-dependent halogenase WelO5 family protein, with protein sequence MPKVQTPGKTLFNFLDIHVSEIQQYKNAIQAMMLDRKFEGMIIREVFPRDTVERVNQILEQEDAGIERILFPDAAEKDAYLLGQAIINCDPDLQEYFAHAAAFRKQCRLLFQGEPDFETQIESAFRHLSGGLPVKVPTGPQGQTYASATIRVLPEGREIGIHVGNEFLHLVQANHLQTMVDLTDQISFFIPLSVPEAGGELVVYSLEYDDVAPFLPKDRHNNGGKTYRTGTKAFELVERYPSMAFTPGPGDMLIFDGGRYYHRVSPIIGKRPRRTIGGFLSLSREHDTVYYWS encoded by the coding sequence ATGCCGAAAGTACAAACCCCCGGAAAAACACTGTTTAACTTCTTAGATATTCATGTTTCAGAAATTCAACAATATAAAAATGCCATTCAAGCGATGATGCTCGATCGCAAATTTGAAGGCATGATTATTCGAGAAGTATTTCCCCGCGATACAGTTGAGCGGGTGAATCAAATTCTAGAACAAGAAGACGCAGGAATAGAGCGGATTCTTTTCCCTGATGCAGCCGAAAAAGATGCTTACTTACTGGGACAAGCAATTATTAACTGTGACCCTGACTTGCAAGAATATTTTGCCCACGCAGCTGCTTTTAGAAAACAATGCCGCTTACTATTTCAAGGAGAACCTGACTTTGAAACTCAAATAGAATCTGCATTTCGACATCTGTCTGGTGGTTTACCTGTAAAAGTACCCACAGGCCCTCAAGGACAGACCTATGCCTCCGCTACAATTCGAGTACTACCAGAAGGTCGAGAAATTGGGATTCATGTGGGTAATGAATTTCTGCATTTAGTTCAAGCCAACCACCTACAAACAATGGTGGATCTCACTGACCAGATTAGTTTCTTCATTCCTCTGAGCGTTCCAGAGGCTGGTGGTGAGTTGGTTGTCTACTCCTTAGAATACGATGATGTCGCACCTTTCTTACCAAAAGATAGACATAATAATGGCGGCAAAACTTATCGCACTGGTACTAAGGCGTTTGAGTTAGTAGAACGGTATCCAAGCATGGCTTTTACTCCTGGCCCTGGAGATATGCTGATATTTGATGGTGGCAGATATTACCACAGAGTCAGCCCGATTATTGGTAAACGTCCACGGCGCACTATTGGCGGTTTTCTCTCCCTCTCACGAGAACATGATACGGTTTACTACTGGAGTTAA